The proteins below are encoded in one region of Peribacillus muralis:
- a CDS encoding 3D domain-containing protein, with protein MKKILLPIFTAFFLVFSFSGVSSAATTTYKVKSGDTLWGIANKHNITVNQLKSWNNLKKDNIHPKQVLKVKKPSSSAKPKAKTTSSSAKKYKTITVKATAYTANCKGCSGITATGLNLKKNPKVKAISVDPKVIPLGTKVHVEGYGEAIAADKGGAIKGNKIDVFYSSQSKALDWGRKTVKVKVYK; from the coding sequence TTGAAAAAAATACTACTTCCAATCTTCACTGCTTTCTTCCTGGTATTTAGTTTTTCCGGAGTTTCATCGGCTGCTACTACTACATACAAAGTCAAAAGTGGCGACACACTATGGGGTATCGCCAATAAACATAATATAACAGTCAATCAACTCAAAAGTTGGAACAACCTAAAAAAAGATAACATTCATCCAAAACAAGTCCTAAAGGTTAAGAAGCCTTCTAGTTCTGCTAAACCAAAAGCTAAAACTACATCATCCTCAGCCAAGAAATATAAAACGATCACCGTGAAGGCAACCGCGTACACAGCAAATTGTAAAGGTTGCAGCGGGATTACGGCAACGGGTCTAAACTTAAAGAAAAATCCTAAAGTAAAAGCCATTTCCGTCGACCCCAAGGTCATTCCGCTAGGAACGAAAGTTCATGTGGAAGGCTACGGTGAAGCCATTGCGGCAGATAAAGGCGGAGCAATCAAAGGAAATAAAATTGACGTCTTCTACTCTTCTCAATCAAAAGCACTTGATTGGGGCAGAAAAACGGTAAAAGTCAAAGTCTATA